The following proteins come from a genomic window of Falsibacillus albus:
- a CDS encoding SDR family oxidoreductase, with product MKISGNTVLITGGGSGIGMALAERFLETDNNVIIVGRREEKLKEAKERFPQLHYRVCDVSKESNRISLCEWAVSEFPDLNILINNAGIQQRINLLKPQQDWDYYQKEISINVGGPIHLTMLLLPHLMKKENAAILNVSSGLSITPGAWVPIYSATKAALHSFTRSLRLQLEDTNVNVIEVLPPAVNTDLGGVGLHTFGAPLDDFANSVFSEIREGKNEIGYGDSKKRLRATRDEIDEGMMQAWKGFLNRNPDFKE from the coding sequence ATGAAAATTTCCGGGAACACAGTTTTGATCACTGGCGGGGGATCAGGCATAGGAATGGCCCTTGCAGAGCGATTTTTAGAGACTGATAACAACGTGATCATTGTTGGGAGACGTGAAGAAAAGCTCAAGGAAGCAAAAGAAAGATTTCCTCAGCTTCACTATCGCGTTTGCGACGTTTCGAAAGAATCAAATCGCATTTCCCTTTGTGAGTGGGCAGTTTCAGAATTCCCTGACTTGAATATTTTGATCAACAATGCCGGAATCCAACAACGGATCAATTTGTTGAAGCCGCAACAGGATTGGGACTATTATCAAAAAGAAATTTCTATCAATGTTGGTGGCCCGATCCACTTAACCATGCTATTGCTGCCACACCTTATGAAAAAGGAAAATGCAGCAATTTTGAATGTATCATCCGGCCTGTCTATTACACCAGGAGCATGGGTGCCGATCTACAGCGCGACAAAAGCTGCCCTTCACTCATTTACACGTTCGCTCAGGCTGCAGCTTGAAGACACAAATGTCAATGTCATCGAAGTACTCCCGCCAGCTGTCAATACCGATCTAGGCGGAGTCGGATTACATACATTCGGTGCGCCGCTTGATGACTTTGCAAATTCCGTCTTCTCTGAAATTCGCGAAGGAAAGAATGAAATCGGCTACGGAGACTCTAAAAAGCGACTCCGAGCCACGAGAGACGAAATCGATGAAGGCATGATGCAAGCTTGGAAAGGATTTCTAAATCGAAATCCAGATTTCAAAGAATGA
- a CDS encoding GNAT family N-acetyltransferase, producing MRSGIKFNKIKELDDISEQIEERQIQINIWEDKDLDLLVKLNAPEMMEHLGGAESNEQVLKRHKRYLELGEKGKVFSITLSPDIEAVGSVVYWQSTWNNECVYEIGWSILPQLQGKEKGKATHAVRLAINEAIKERKYRYIHAFPSVENPASNAICQNLSFSLISDCKF from the coding sequence ATGAGGAGTGGGATAAAGTTTAATAAAATTAAGGAGCTGGACGATATTTCAGAACAAATTGAAGAACGACAAATACAAATTAACATTTGGGAAGACAAAGACCTTGATTTACTTGTTAAATTAAACGCTCCAGAAATGATGGAACATTTAGGAGGGGCTGAAAGTAATGAACAGGTTCTAAAGCGTCACAAAAGGTATCTTGAGCTTGGTGAAAAAGGGAAAGTGTTTAGCATCACCCTCAGTCCTGATATTGAAGCGGTTGGTTCAGTTGTATATTGGCAATCAACTTGGAATAATGAATGTGTTTATGAAATTGGATGGAGCATACTACCACAACTTCAGGGGAAAGAGAAAGGGAAAGCAACACATGCCGTTAGACTAGCAATTAATGAAGCAATCAAGGAAAGAAAATATCGATACATACACGCTTTCCCTTCAGTTGAAAATCCTGCTTCAAATGCCATTTGTCAAAATCTCAGCTTTTCATTAATATCAGATTGCAAATTTTAG
- a CDS encoding LysE family translocator produces MLFVKSYLLGFSVSAPVGPIGLLCIHRTLALGRSAGFLTGFGAVAANVIYASIAAFGFSVISALLLNQEEWLKIIGSFFLLYIGIKTFLKKLPENAAHLKGDSRWSMFGSTFLLMITNPITILNFVAMFTGLGFDKTSGTTFTAIELISGVFLGATSWWFILAVGISVFRKKITPYLGWVNKLAGATIILLGVFAVW; encoded by the coding sequence ATGTTATTCGTAAAGAGCTATTTATTGGGATTTTCGGTTTCTGCACCGGTCGGTCCGATCGGGCTGCTGTGCATCCACCGGACTTTGGCGTTAGGTAGAAGTGCAGGATTCCTGACGGGTTTTGGAGCTGTTGCCGCCAATGTCATTTATGCAAGCATCGCTGCATTCGGTTTCTCCGTGATTTCAGCATTGTTACTGAATCAGGAGGAGTGGCTGAAAATCATTGGGTCGTTTTTTTTACTGTATATAGGAATTAAAACCTTTCTGAAGAAACTTCCGGAAAACGCAGCACATTTAAAGGGAGACAGCCGATGGAGCATGTTTGGTTCTACATTCCTGTTAATGATCACAAATCCAATCACCATCCTGAACTTTGTGGCGATGTTCACTGGGCTTGGATTCGACAAGACCTCAGGAACTACTTTTACTGCGATTGAATTGATCAGTGGGGTGTTTTTGGGCGCAACAAGCTGGTGGTTCATCCTTGCAGTGGGAATCAGCGTGTTCAGGAAGAAAATTACACCATATCTAGGATGGGTCAATAAACTAGCAGGAGCGACGATTATCCTGCTGGGAGTTTTCGCGGTATGGTAG
- a CDS encoding NUDIX hydrolase, translating into MNYIKQMRKMIGNETLFTAGCGIILENEGKILLQHRADEDCWGIPGGVMEMGETFEGTALRELNEETGLTASALQLFGIYSGDSCFVQYPNGDKMYSVQIIFHAKEYTGSLQQEGSEAREHKFFRPTELPDNLNPRQRSFIVQWAEGKATPVIE; encoded by the coding sequence TTGAACTACATTAAACAAATGAGAAAAATGATAGGGAATGAAACACTATTCACTGCAGGATGCGGGATCATTCTTGAAAATGAGGGCAAAATTCTGCTTCAGCATCGAGCAGATGAAGATTGCTGGGGCATTCCCGGCGGCGTCATGGAAATGGGTGAAACCTTTGAAGGGACTGCGCTTAGGGAATTAAATGAAGAAACTGGACTAACGGCTTCAGCACTTCAGTTATTTGGAATCTATTCCGGGGATAGTTGTTTTGTTCAATATCCCAATGGCGACAAAATGTACAGTGTCCAAATTATTTTTCATGCAAAAGAGTATACTGGATCGCTCCAACAGGAAGGAAGCGAAGCAAGAGAGCATAAATTTTTTCGGCCAACAGAACTTCCTGATAATCTGAATCCGCGCCAGCGCTCCTTCATTGTCCAATGGGCGGAAGGAAAAGCGACTCCGGTTATTGAATAA
- a CDS encoding DHA2 family efflux MFS transporter permease subunit, whose protein sequence is MAEAKQQPQEDYNRIAIVAVLLVSAFVAILNQTLLNTALPTIMDDLKIEPNTAQWLMTGFLLVNGIMIPVTAFLIGTFTTRRLFFIAMGLFTTGTLIAGLAPNFPVLLTGRIVQAGGAGIMMPLMQTVLLMVFPPEKRGAAMGMAGLVIAFGPAIGPTLSGWLVEHYTWRVPFFVILPIAIGSIIFGIFALKNVTKQTNPTIDVLSIVLSSIGFGGLLYGLSTAGSDGWDDAKVYVSVIIGAISLIVFILRQFKLEQPILEFRVFKHGIFAIASTTTMIVMMAMLGAELLLPIYMQSMRGFSAFESGLLLLPGAVVMGIMSPIAGKIFDKIGARWLAVVGLSIVAATTYQYTDLTVDTSYTFILIIYAIRMMGISMVMMPVSTAGLNQLPKRLLPHGTAMNNTMRTVAGSIGTALLVTVMSNATKNFDPNMADYKGVPAAQLKQKIMSDAMIHGIDRAFFVATIIAIVGILLSFFLKKTPPNLAE, encoded by the coding sequence ATGGCTGAAGCGAAACAACAACCACAGGAAGATTATAACAGAATTGCCATTGTTGCTGTATTATTAGTCAGTGCTTTTGTTGCAATTTTAAACCAAACCTTATTGAATACTGCACTTCCTACCATTATGGATGATTTGAAAATCGAGCCTAATACTGCTCAATGGCTTATGACCGGTTTCTTGCTTGTCAATGGGATTATGATTCCGGTAACAGCGTTTTTGATAGGAACATTTACGACAAGAAGGCTCTTTTTTATTGCCATGGGACTTTTTACAACTGGGACCCTGATTGCTGGGCTTGCACCGAATTTCCCGGTGCTTTTGACAGGAAGGATCGTCCAGGCTGGCGGCGCAGGAATCATGATGCCGCTCATGCAGACGGTGTTATTGATGGTATTCCCACCAGAAAAAAGGGGAGCAGCCATGGGAATGGCTGGTTTGGTCATTGCCTTTGGACCGGCGATCGGCCCAACATTATCAGGCTGGCTCGTTGAACATTATACATGGCGTGTGCCTTTCTTCGTCATCTTGCCGATTGCAATCGGATCAATCATCTTTGGTATTTTTGCATTAAAAAATGTGACGAAGCAAACAAATCCTACAATTGATGTACTGTCGATTGTATTATCTTCAATCGGTTTTGGCGGATTATTATACGGGCTCAGTACGGCCGGAAGCGATGGATGGGATGATGCAAAGGTTTACGTGTCCGTCATTATCGGAGCCATTTCCCTTATTGTATTCATCCTAAGACAATTCAAATTGGAACAACCAATCTTGGAATTCAGGGTATTTAAACACGGAATATTTGCGATTGCTTCTACGACAACGATGATTGTCATGATGGCGATGCTTGGAGCAGAGCTGCTGCTTCCTATATATATGCAGAGCATGCGTGGCTTTTCGGCGTTCGAATCAGGTTTGCTTCTACTGCCGGGGGCAGTGGTGATGGGAATCATGTCTCCGATTGCTGGAAAGATCTTTGATAAAATCGGGGCACGCTGGCTCGCGGTAGTGGGGCTGTCGATTGTTGCTGCTACGACGTATCAATATACAGACCTAACTGTCGACACTTCATACACATTCATTTTGATCATTTATGCGATCCGGATGATGGGGATTTCCATGGTGATGATGCCGGTATCCACAGCAGGATTGAACCAGCTGCCAAAAAGGCTTCTTCCGCATGGGACTGCGATGAACAATACAATGCGTACCGTTGCAGGATCGATCGGGACTGCATTACTTGTGACGGTCATGTCCAATGCGACCAAGAATTTCGATCCAAACATGGCTGACTATAAGGGAGTCCCTGCCGCACAATTAAAGCAAAAAATCATGTCCGACGCTATGATCCACGGAATTGACCGTGCATTTTTCGTTGCAACGATCATTGCGATAGTCGGAATACTTCTTTCATTCTTCCTCAAGAAAACCCCGCCAAACCTAGCGGAATAA
- a CDS encoding CPBP family intramembrane glutamic endopeptidase encodes MKNFILLLGPAIMIFIGLQLFNSVRITFCLFYGWLLVIPMSIKITICKEKKVSLSSSIILGTVSGLLCGAAFLITCSLFLTKLFDLESLKSQLIEWNFSGSHVFLLVFILVFINPLLEEMYWRTFMLNMLKETIGPAKSILVTAFFYSLYHLLSLIPMFVWPFPIVAALPVFLAGVLWGIFKEKTGTNTASIISHIFADLAIMFVYLLFIR; translated from the coding sequence ATGAAGAATTTCATTCTGTTATTAGGACCTGCAATCATGATCTTTATTGGTCTTCAGCTGTTTAATAGTGTTCGCATCACATTTTGTTTATTTTATGGCTGGCTCCTGGTCATTCCAATGTCGATAAAAATTACTATCTGCAAAGAAAAGAAAGTATCATTATCGTCATCGATAATACTTGGAACTGTAAGCGGCCTTCTTTGCGGAGCAGCGTTTCTTATTACGTGTTCTTTATTTTTGACGAAATTATTTGATCTGGAATCATTAAAATCGCAGCTCATTGAATGGAATTTTTCCGGTTCACATGTATTCTTGCTCGTATTCATATTGGTATTCATCAATCCTCTTTTGGAGGAAATGTATTGGAGAACTTTTATGCTGAACATGCTAAAAGAAACAATTGGGCCGGCAAAGTCCATATTGGTAACAGCTTTCTTTTATAGCCTTTACCATTTACTTTCGCTTATCCCCATGTTTGTGTGGCCATTTCCCATCGTTGCAGCGCTTCCTGTCTTCCTGGCAGGTGTATTATGGGGGATATTCAAAGAAAAAACCGGTACAAACACTGCGTCCATCATCAGTCATATTTTTGCTGACCTAGCCATTATGTTCGTCTATTTGCTTTTTATTCGCTGA
- a CDS encoding methyl-accepting chemotaxis protein, giving the protein MSSKLQSILNTVDILQKTFPEDVCIIVADTENVLTILQGDKIKLPVNPGDHISKYRGTVTETALRTGQRQFEERGPELFGFPYISKAEPIYDNEELTGVISTISSMEKYEMLRQEAIVISDTVEKMRETSEEVSMASNDVAVSIQELSEESSSMSEDIKQIQGILQFVHEIATQSNLLGINAAIEAARAGQHGRGFSVVAEEIRKMAVKSKESAETIKKQLENIQHVVNQMNSTIHQVAAFSEEHSASMQELNTSYVQLSKTAEKLRKLN; this is encoded by the coding sequence ATGTCATCAAAATTACAAAGTATATTGAACACAGTGGATATTCTACAGAAAACGTTCCCGGAAGATGTTTGCATCATCGTAGCTGATACAGAAAATGTACTCACCATCCTTCAAGGCGATAAAATTAAACTGCCGGTCAATCCCGGCGATCATATCAGCAAGTATCGCGGTACTGTTACTGAAACAGCATTGCGAACGGGACAGAGGCAGTTTGAAGAGCGGGGGCCAGAGCTTTTCGGCTTTCCTTATATATCGAAAGCAGAGCCAATTTACGATAATGAGGAATTGACAGGAGTCATCAGCACCATTTCCAGTATGGAAAAATATGAAATGCTGCGCCAGGAAGCAATCGTCATTTCAGATACTGTAGAAAAAATGAGGGAAACGTCAGAGGAAGTTTCTATGGCGTCAAATGATGTGGCAGTTTCCATTCAAGAGCTGTCTGAGGAATCTTCCTCAATGTCGGAGGATATTAAACAAATCCAAGGCATCCTTCAATTTGTCCATGAGATAGCAACCCAATCCAATCTTCTTGGGATCAACGCAGCCATTGAGGCAGCTCGGGCAGGACAACACGGCCGAGGATTCAGTGTCGTTGCGGAGGAAATTCGAAAAATGGCCGTCAAATCAAAAGAATCTGCAGAAACGATCAAGAAGCAGCTGGAAAACATCCAACATGTCGTCAATCAAATGAACAGCACCATTCACCAAGTCGCTGCCTTCTCTGAAGAACATTCTGCCAGTATGCAGGAATTGAATACATCCTATGTCCAGTTGAGCAAAACCGCAGAAAAACTGAGGAAGCTAAACTAA